In Porites lutea chromosome 9, jaPorLute2.1, whole genome shotgun sequence, a single window of DNA contains:
- the LOC140948326 gene encoding CCR4-NOT transcription complex subunit 7-like, which produces MPSNVTNFNIRDVWKNNMEEEFAKIRDIIENYPYVAMDTEFPGVVARPIGEFRSTSEYQYQLLRCNVDLLKIIQLGLSFYNEKGQQAPVGATCQFNFKFNLTEDMYAQDSIDLLNRAGIQFKRHEEEGIDVGDFAELLITSGLVLNEDVKWLSFHSGYDFAYLLKVLTAQNLPSEESEFFDLLKLYFPNIYDVKYLMKSCKSLKGGLQEVAELLELERVGPQHQAGSDSLLTGNAFFRMREMFFEDNIDDAKYCGHLYGLGTSYVNGGQAYSGPTSNSNNNSS; this is translated from the exons ATGCCTTCCAACGTAACGAATTTTAACATCAGGGATGTCTGGAAAAATAACATGGAGGAAGAGTTCGCTAAAATTCGTGATATAATAGAAAACTATCCTTATGTGGCTATG GACACAGAATTTCCTGGTGTAGTAGCTCGACCAATAGGAGAGTTCCGCAGCACATCAGAATACCAGTATCAATTGCTTAGGTGTAATGTAGACTTACTAAAGATCATACAACTTGGTTTATCCTTTTATAATGAGAAAGGCCAGCAGGCGCCTGTTGGAGCTACATGTCAGTTCAACTTCAAGTTTAATTTAAC GGAAGATATGTATGCCCAAGATTCAATAGATTTACTCAATCGAGCAGGGATTCAGTTTAAAAGACATGAAGAAGAAGGAATTGATGTTGGTGACTTTGCAGAGCTGCTTATAACATCAGGACTTGTACTTAATGAAGATGTAAAATGGTTATCATTTCACAG tGGTTATGATTTTGCTTACCTTTTGAAAGTCCTGACAGCACAAAACCTGCCTAGTGAGGAATCAGAATTCTTTGATCTCCTTAAGCTATATTTTCCAAATATTTATGACGTAAAGTACTTAATGAAAAGTTGCAAAAGTCTTAAAGGTGGTCTACAGGAGGTGGCTGAACTACTGGAG CTTGAAAGAGTAGGACCCCAGCATCAAGCCGGAAGTGATAGTCTTTTAACAGGAAATGCATTTTTTAGAATGAGAGAG ATGTTTTTTGAAGACAATATAGATGATGCAAAATACTGTGGACACCTTTATGGGCTAGGGACTTCATATGTAAATGGCGGACAGGCCTACAGTGGACCTACATctaacagcaacaacaattcTTCCTGA
- the LOC140948123 gene encoding melatonin receptor type 1A-like, which translates to MLIQTLTSIENFAWELKYRSNATRAIESGFLFLINFVSFAGNLLLGIAVIKNPNLRRTVPNMYIISLAVSDFLMSLMGIPFSVASLITGKWPFNNFICQLQGLWILLLCAVSLQTLAVTALNRYFRVVRSRVLYQKIFNVKTTKVTIAILWIMALFAPLPYVVAGHDFFFHSGKAFCTYDAESLHEGYGVYLVLVYIAIPLILITICYTRVFIAVRRHNLVVFRQRIRPLNRQLNFGPQNPRLSVEEVKVTNILLVVVVAFLSCWTPVLVIDLVDFITGDWKLKRPVYVSYTCFGFASTALNPIIYGIMNRTFRTEYLRIFSSLKRFVLGSNTNVRIAPAVIVIA; encoded by the coding sequence ATGTTAATTCAAACTTTGACATCGATTGAAAACTTTGCATGGGAGCTTAAATACCGCTCCAACGCTACTCGAGCAATTGAATctgggtttttgtttttgatcaaCTTCGTCTCATTTGCTGGAAATCTTTTGCTTGGAATCGCGGTCATCAAAAACCCGAATCTTCGACGAACTGTTCCTAACATGTACATTATATCTTTGGCTGTTTCCGACTTCTTAATGTCATTAATGGGAATTCCGTTTTCAGTAGCTTCTCTTATCACAGGAAAATGGCCGtttaacaactttatttgtcaGCTACAAGGACTCTGGATTCTTCTCTTGTGCGCCGTGTCTTTGCAGACTTTAGCCGTCACCGCTTTGAACAGATATTTCCGAGTTGTTCGTTCCCGCGTGTTGTATCAAAAAATTTTCAACGTGAAGACAACAAAGGTGACAATCGCAATTCTGTGGATCATGGCTCTCTTTGCGCCTCTTCCGTATGTTGTTGCAGGGCACGACTTTTTTTTCCACTCTGGAAAAGCCTTTTGCACATATGATGCGGAATCGTTGCATGAAGGCTACGGAGTTTACTTGGTTCTCGTTTATATAGCTATTCCCTTAATCCTCATTACAATCTGTTATACAAGAGTTTTCATCGCGGTCCGCCGACATAATCTTGTAGTTTTTCGGCAAAGAATTCGTCCTTTAAATCGACAATTAAACTTTGGTCCACAAAATCCGAGATTGTCTGTCGAGGAGGTTAAAGTGACGAACATCCTGCTAGTTGTGGTGGTAGCTTTTTTAAGCTGCTGGACTCCCGTCTTAGTCATTGATTTGGTCGATTTTATAACCGGAGATTGGAAGCTCAAGCGACCAGTCTATGTAAGCTACACCTGTTTTGGCTTCGCTAGTACAGCTCTCAATCCCATCATATACGGAATCATGAATCGCACGTTTCGTACGGAATATTTGAGGATTTTTTCCTCCTTAAAGAGGTTCGTTCTCGGGTCAAACACAAATGTTCGGATTGCCCCTGCAGTGATCGTGATTGCTTGA
- the LOC140948045 gene encoding melatonin receptor type 1A-like gives MNVTATTIEVFAQQLKSRTTVVQMVESFFLLMINLVSFVGNLLLGIAVLKNPNLRRTIPNMYIISLAVSDFLMSLLGIPFSVASLITGKWPFNNFTCQFQGFWILFMCAVSLQTLAVTAVNRYFRVVRSRGLYQKIFNMKTTKITIAILWIVALFAPLPYVVAGHEFFFHAGKVFCAHNAESLYEGYGAYLVLVYIAIPLIIILTCYTRVFIAVRKHNLNFRPRIRFNGKSGRNSSNNSCLSVEEVNVTYILLVVVIGFLSCWTPVLVIDMIDFVNGDWKLKRPVYVSYTCLGFASTSLNPIIYGVMNRTFRSEYLKIFAVFKSWNFSTTSTNSDYGNGPVRADDGPKNNNTTQL, from the coding sequence ATGAACGTGACAGCAACCACAATCGAAGTCTTCGCCCAGCAATTGAAAAGCCGAACAACTGTGGTTCAAATGGTAGAATCCTTTTTCCTGTTAATGATCAACCTTGTCTCCTTCGTTGGAAATCTATTGCTTGGAATCGCGGTCCTCAAAAACCCGAATCTTCGAAGAACTATTCCCAACATGTACATTATATCTTTGGCTGTTTCCGACTTCTTAATGTCATTGTTGGGAATTCCGTTTTCAGTAGCTTCTCTCATCACAGGAAAATGGCCGTTCAATAATTTCACTTGCCAGTTTCAAGGATTCTGGATCCTTTTCATGTGCGCTGTGTCTTTGCAGACTCTAGCCGTCACCGCTGTGAACAGATATTTCCGAGTTGTTCGTTCCCGCGGGTTGTATCAGAAAATTTTCAATATGAagacaacaaaaataacaattgcAATTCTGTGGATCGTGGCTCTCTTTGCGCCTCTTCCGTATGTTGTTGCTGGCCACGAGTTTTTCTTTCACGCAGGAAAAGTATTTTGCGCTCATAACGCGGAATCGTTGTATGAAGGCTACGGAGCTTATTTGGTTCTCGTTTATATAGCCATTCCTTTAATCATCATTTTAACTTGTTATACAAGAGTTTTCATCGCAGTGCGAAAACACAACTTAAACTTTCGCCCCCGAATTCGCTTTAATGGCAAGAGCGGAAGGAACTCCTCGAACAACAGCTGCCTTTCGGTTGAAGAAGTAAACGTCACATATATTCTGCTGGTTGTTGTCATAGGTTTTCTATCCTGCTGGACACCTGTTTTAGTCATTGATATGATCGATTTTGTAAACGGAGATTGGAAGCTAAAGCGACCAGTCTATGTGAGCTACACCTGTCTTGGCTTTGCCAGCACTTCACTCAACCCCATCATATACGGAGTCATGAATCGAACCTTTCGTTCGGAATACTTGAAGATTTTTGCGGTTTTTAAAAGTTGGAATTTTAGTACAACGTCAACAAATTCGGACTATGGAAATGGGCCAGTGCGAGCAGATGATGGTCCTAAAAATAACAACACAACTCAGCTTTAG